ACTCTATCGCATTTGGTCCCGGCACCAGCGGCTATTGGGGCGGGCTCGACAAGATCGGGCTTACCGGCGTGGATGCCGACAGCCTGAGCGGGACATTGCCTGAAATCCTGTTCTTTGCCTTCCAGATGACCTTTGCAATCATCACACCTGCGCTGATCGTGGGTGCCTTTGTAGAACGGATCAACTTTGCCTTCATGCTGTTGTTTTCCGGCCTCTGGATGCTTTTGTGCTACGCGCCTGTTGTCCACTGGGTCTGGGGCGGTGGTATGCTGGCAGACGGCGGCATCTTTGGTGAAACAGGCGTACGCGATTTTGCGGGCGGTATCGTTGTGCATGAGACTGCCGGTCTGGCGGCCTTGATCCTCGCTGTGATGCTGGGCGCGCGTCGCGATCATTCGAAACCACCACATAACCCCGGTCTGGTGATGATCGGTGCGGCCCTTCTTTGGGTGGGTTGGTTCGGCTTTAACGGTGGGTCACAACTTGCCGCTGATGGTGGTGCTGCCATGGCCATCACCGTGACCCATATTTCTGCTGCCACCGCCTCGCTGACCTGGGCACTGTGGGAACGTATCAAATTCGGCAAGGCCTCTCTTGTTGGTATTGTCACCGGCACCATTGCGGGCCTTGCCTCTATCACCCCCGCATCCGGTTTTGTCGGACCATGGGCGGCACTGCTGATCGGCGCTGTCGCTGGCATTTTGTGTCAAGAAGCCGTTGTGCTGATCCGCAACAAGCTGAAGGTCGATGATACGCTTGACGTTTTTGCGGTCCACGGCGTCGGCGGTATCTTTGGTACGATCATGATCGCGGCCTTGG
The Sulfitobacter noctilucicola genome window above contains:
- a CDS encoding ammonium transporter, producing the protein MNAADTAWIMTATALVLLMTLPGLALFYGGLVRARNVLSVFMHCYAIACLMSVLWFLVGYSIAFGPGTSGYWGGLDKIGLTGVDADSLSGTLPEILFFAFQMTFAIITPALIVGAFVERINFAFMLLFSGLWMLLCYAPVVHWVWGGGMLADGGIFGETGVRDFAGGIVVHETAGLAALILAVMLGARRDHSKPPHNPGLVMIGAALLWVGWFGFNGGSQLAADGGAAMAITVTHISAATASLTWALWERIKFGKASLVGIVTGTIAGLASITPASGFVGPWAALLIGAVAGILCQEAVVLIRNKLKVDDTLDVFAVHGVGGIFGTIMIAALGAGSWAAQLGSLAIVGVFTAVVTIVLVIICRAIVPMRVDAETETSGLDLSVHGERAYDLTS